The following are encoded together in the Heterodontus francisci isolate sHetFra1 chromosome 41, sHetFra1.hap1, whole genome shotgun sequence genome:
- the LOC137353713 gene encoding protein FMC1 homolog, whose protein sequence is MAAAPPLRLLRGILKELRSRSPGRFYRDSAAYKYIMEQFRKNQVTSEKLCRAQQELYHQASTYMCLLQSVRQHLALHQEYHSKGERSPHEVAQLVGLKLPQQPGGKGWEK, encoded by the exons ATGGCGGCGGCGCCTCCGCTGCGACTGTTAAGAGGAATTTTAAAGGAATTGAGGAGCCGAAGCCCGGGCCGCTTTTACCGCGACTCCGCCGCCTATAAATATATAATGGAGCAATTCCGGAAAAACCAG GTTACCAGTGAGAAACTGTGCCGTGCCCAGCAGGAGCTCTATCACCAGGCCTCCACCTATATGTGCCTGCTGCAGAGTGTCCGGCAGCACCTGGCACTACACCAAGAGTACCACAGCAAGGGAGAACGGTCACCCCATGAAGTGGCACAGCTTGTCGGACTCAAACTGCCACAGCAACCTGGAGGCAAAGGATGGGAAAAGTGA